GTGGATAATAACCATATTACTCGTGTGTATGTGTTGTCCAACTTGTCATAGGTTGAACAAGACAAATCGAGAGAAATTAATTGTTAATGGTATGTATTAAAGCCATCAATTGTTGACATTGGAAACAATGGGAGGGAAGACAGGTGATACTTTTTTGAATATTGAATCACTGTTACGGCCAACGCATTATATTGTCACCATTACAACACAACAAATTCAGAAAGTAACCGCAGGAACAATATAAACGGCAGAACAGAAATGCATATCAAACACACCAACCATGCACGAGTGTGCATGTACGCCTGCATGTCTCTAGACACCAGTCGGAGCAATGGTGTCGTCGTCGCCGACGTTCTCCTTGGAGAGCTCCTCAAGCGACTTGCCCTTAGACTCTGGCACCAACAAGGAAAAGAGCAGGCCCAGGAAGTTTGTGCCTGCGAGCACAAAGAGTGCGTTGCGCATGCCGATCCCCCGTGAGTAGCCGGTCTCGGGCTTCTTCTGGTCCTGCGACGCATACAGGAACCCGAACGCGCCGATGATCGCGCCCGCCTTACCGGTAGCGGCAGAGATACCGTGGCATGTGGACCGGAGCCTCGCAGGGAAGATCTCGGCTGGCACAATGAAGGTTGTGCTGTTGGGGCCGAAGTTGGCGAAGAAGAAAGTGAGCCCGTAGAGCACGACGAAGCCGGTATGGTGCCCTGGCTTCACCAAGTAGTCGTAAGGTATGGCGATTGCGAGCATGAAAATGGTCATCATGGTGAATCCCATGAGCTGGATCCAAAACCTGCCGATGATGTCGATGAAGGCGACGGTGAACCAGTAGCCGGGCACGGTGCCGCAGAGCGCTATGAGCGCTTGGGCGCGGGCGATGCGGTACAACTCCTCCAATGCATTCATAGTCTTGGCCGGCGGGATCCACCCGATCTTGGTGAAGATGTCCTTTTGGAACAGGTTCTGGCTGTAGAAGGCCACATCGAGCAGGAACCAAGTGCTTGTGGTCGCTAGCAAGTGCACCCCGTGGCGCTTCATGAACTGTCGCGAGAAGAGGCCCCAAGTATCACCAGTGGCCCGCTCACCCTGCACATTCTCCTCTGAGATCTCCTTGTTGAGCACCTTGGACATGTCTGATGTGGCTTGCTTCGTGTTGCCGGCGATGAGTGCTGTGTACCGCGCAGTTTCGGGCATCTTCATGCGCCAGTAGTAGGTCAGGGCGGCCGGGATGGTGCCGAACATGACGATGATGCGCCACACGTAGTCGGCCTCCGGGCCAATGGACGCCGCGGCGTCAATGTAGAATGGCGGTGCAGGGAATGCATGTCGGAATGCGGACGAGACGATGATCGTGACAATGGTACCAAATAGGATGCCAAACCCCTGCATGGCAAACACAGCGGCGATAAAGGTGCCGCGGGTCTTCTTGTTAGCATATTCCGACATGATGGTGGCGCTCAGAGGATAGTCGCCGCCGACGCCGAAGCCAAGCCAGAAGCGGAAGAAACATAGCGTCCCCATTACGCCCTTGGCCTCGTGTCCAAACGAGAGCCCGGACGCGATGGAGCAGAGGACCATGAGGATGAGCGTGAAGCCGTAGACGCTCTTGCGGCCGAGCTTGTCACCGAGCCAGCCGAAGAAGAGCTGGCCGGCAAGTGTGCCGCATAGGGCCACGCCGTTCACGGCGGCCGACACGTTTGCCGGGAGGTGGCCGGGCTCGTTGAGGGCAGGGTCGGTGTAGTAGATGCGCCCCAGCAGCTTGGTGACGAGGGCGATGCAGAAGAGGTCGTAGGCGTCCGTGAAGAAGCCCATGCCGGCGATCACGACCGCCTTGAAATGGTACAGTTGCGTCTTGGCAACATCGAGTGCTTTCAACACGTTGAGCTGTTCAGTCGCCATGGCCGCCGGCGATCTCTCAACTAAACTTCGTCTGCTGCTCTCTTGTTGTGTGCTTTGTTCGATGCTTCTAGTACGTATATATACTATTATATAGGCATAAATAATGCAAGGTGAAGGTACATATTGTGCTAGTTGCAACG
This genomic window from Aegilops tauschii subsp. strangulata cultivar AL8/78 chromosome 4, Aet v6.0, whole genome shotgun sequence contains:
- the LOC109745937 gene encoding inorganic phosphate transporter 1-2-like, which encodes MILYTSLQLAQYVPSPCIIYAYIIVYIRTRSIEQSTQQESSRRSLVERSPAAMATEQLNVLKALDVAKTQLYHFKAVVIAGMGFFTDAYDLFCIALVTKLLGRIYYTDPALNEPGHLPANVSAAVNGVALCGTLAGQLFFGWLGDKLGRKSVYGFTLILMVLCSIASGLSFGHEAKGVMGTLCFFRFWLGFGVGGDYPLSATIMSEYANKKTRGTFIAAVFAMQGFGILFGTIVTIIVSSAFRHAFPAPPFYIDAAASIGPEADYVWRIIVMFGTIPAALTYYWRMKMPETARYTALIAGNTKQATSDMSKVLNKEISEENVQGERATGDTWGLFSRQFMKRHGVHLLATTSTWFLLDVAFYSQNLFQKDIFTKIGWIPPAKTMNALEELYRIARAQALIALCGTVPGYWFTVAFIDIIGRFWIQLMGFTMMTIFMLAIAIPYDYLVKPGHHTGFVVLYGLTFFFANFGPNSTTFIVPAEIFPARLRSTCHGISAATGKAGAIIGAFGFLYASQDQKKPETGYSRGIGMRNALFVLAGTNFLGLLFSLLVPESKGKSLEELSKENVGDDDTIAPTGV